In Episyrphus balteatus chromosome 4, idEpiBalt1.1, whole genome shotgun sequence, the sequence CCCACCCAACGCATCGAAGATCAACAATCATCAAatattaaaccgaaggtttaaagtGGGCAGGATGTTAAATAATCCGCGCCTACTCGCAGGAGAAGCCTCTCAACACATACAACATCTCAAAGGAACAGGCGATCAGCGAACAAGCTGTGTGTACCTTCTTTTTACTTAGCAACCAACAACATCATCCAACGATTGTGTGTGTGTTGCATCCTTCTTTTTCCTCCTCTCATTTTCCTCAGTCAAAAATGTCAGTCATAAAAAGACCTTTAAATTAAAAGGACGTGCTGCGCGCAGTCACAAACAAGACAAttcgtgttttatttatttatttatttcatatagatacattttaatattacaGTCCACTCTCTAGTTTATCGTTCATaaattaaaacacttttttaacaatattaacGGCAACTACCTTAGAGTGGTTTTCTTGATTTCGCACTTTCTAGGGATAAACTAAGTCAATTTTAACGagtatgaacaaaattcaaaatataacaaagttcaaaaagcaattctcttttttttattaaatatttttttttgtcgatcctaacaattaattttttttttaaagttttgcagGATTTAAGTCTGAGTGCCGTCTTAGAAATGATCATCTAAAAGAATGTTGCAAACATAAATcctaaatttattatattagcccagggaaattagtaatttaaatcgcatttttcgcgggacaaaatttttttcatggaatgtgttcgggtggttgtccttatcataaaagtcaatttgttgggaaaattggaggttgggaacagccgccatcttggaaaagagattggtagcgtttttattgaatagctccattgttattcattttaacagaaaatgacaaaggtaggacttattaacaataaaattatctaaacaatgatatacaaaacaattccgtgagttgattaaataaaattttatagttggtcaaagtgcgggtttgtatcgcaaggttgggacaaaatgacattttttcatatatctgacgaacttttgatttgtttggataattcttcaagaatgaattatagtacttataattacctataaaatgagcccacaatcgttattgtcaccatcgtattgtagaagtaatctaactccgaaactctccatgtactagtcaaaagtgagaaaaaagctagttttttgctagtaggccgagaaaattttgggagtagaggtataaccaaaatataagtacgcagttttgctgccatactcgtgttaatgtcgatttcaaaggtctgacaactctaattttgggctttatacggtttttggggggttaaataacgtaagttttccagctaacgtgaatgggctaaatttatactatttgaaattataaatataaaagctgatgctctattatttttcctaaatctggacaccttaatctcggctatggggttaatagaactcacgatataagcttttttaactaaccatatcaggcttttcaattcaaataaacaaacaaaaatcgaaacaaaaaagcctctaaaacataatcgtataaacggcttatatcttgagttctattggtcacatcctcaagattggggtgtctagatttaggaaaaataatagggaatcagcttgtatatttataatttcaaatagtataaatttagcccattcacgttaactggaaaacttacgttatttaaccccccaaaacccgtataaagcccaaaattagagttgtcagacctttgaaatcgacattaacacgagtatggcagcaaaactgcgtacttatattttggttatacctctactcccaaaattttctcggcctactagcaaaaaactagcttttttctcacttttgactagtacatggagagtttcggagttagattacttctacaatacgatggtgacaataacgattgtgggctcattttataggtaattataagtactataattcattcttgaagaattatccaaacaaatcaaaagttcgtcagatatatgaaaaaatgtcattttgtcccaaccttgcgatacaaacccgcactttgaccaactataaaattttatttaatcaactcacggaattgttttgtatatcattgtttagataattttattgttaataagtcctacctttgtcattttctgttaaaatgaataacaatggagctattcaataaaaacgctaccaatctcttttccaagatggcggctgttcccaacctccaattttcccaacaaattgacttttatgataaggacaaccacccgaacacatttcatgaaaaaaattttgtcccgcgaaaaatgcgatttcatgcccatattttgactaattgccctgagctatatgtataataaaaaaCTCAACATTTCTTTCGatggattttaaaagaaaatacctACTATACAAATCGGTTCATCGTAAATTACTTTAGTTggtttgattgattgatttttttaaaaataaattttgtttgcataagagagtaaaaattcaaaaatttctaacatcAGCGACAGTTTCTCTTGAACAGGTtactatttatgtattttattaacGTTTCGACATTTTTCGTCTATTAAAATGGATGAATATTCGAATAAATCTTTTGCACATGTTTTATTATTCGATAagaatattttgaatattttaaaagttaaaatattaaaaatcaaaccaTCAAACACTTTTACAATAAATAAGCAGAAAAGCACTTTCTGAAATACGAATCTggtaatattattattataacttCAAAGAAGACTTCAATTTTGCTCTTTACTCAACTTGCCAAACTAACTTAAAttaacattcaaaaatattttttattctaatgTTCGCACTCGTACTGGTACTTGGAGTTAGATTAGCACTAATAACTTTTCTAAACAAAATACAACTCTGTGTATGCCTTTTTAAAATATCTAACCAAACCTTTATCAAGTAACTGTTGTAAGCTGACTCTGCTTTGTTCTCTGTTTCCATACTAACTGAAGCCAATGGTCAATCTAATTAACAGATGTTTTCTagagctttaaataaaaaaagaaaaaaacctctAATTTATTCTTTCTACAGGTATAACGACTGTTCTAGACACACTTttatcttcgaaaaaaaaaaaaaaaaaaaataaaaaaaacaagttgatAGAACATTAATTTATATAGGTTCTTCGATCCttcagagaaataaaaaaaaatactaactcCACAAAGTCAACGAACGAAGATGTTTTAGCCTAAAAATGCAATAAACCTTTACACCTAACAACGAAATTATATTCGGGACCCAAAatgtgaataataaaaaaaaaaaagaaaacacaaattTCCATAACACTATCGAAAAGATCAGAAACTTTATATGCTTTGAACTGAATTAGATGCGTTCGGATGTTACTACTATAAGGACAGTGTCGGTGATATGCTAAGCTCATGAGAACGTTGAATGTTCTAAAGGTTTTTATAACATTAGcctatatagaaaaaaaaacttgttctttctcttttgcatcTTAAATGCTTTTGGACCAGCATCTAGTTTTTGGGGACCCACCTTTGAtatgatcttaaaaaaaaaactagtgttTTTTGGTTCATTTAAATCCATCAAAAGGTTGTTGACACTCTCATCTCTCGTAGTTCTTGTGATTATATTAAAAATGCGGTTTAAATGAATAGAAAAAGGGGAAATGAAAGCTGTTGATACCGTTGGATATAATAAATGTTCTTATTTATGGATTATCACTAAAagcacattaaatttaaaattatattcaaagggtaaaatatttaacagacatataaaaatgtatatcagGGTAATAATCTGGTTCAATGGAATCAAAATATGCTAGTCAGTGATCATTTTGTATTCATAGAAATTTTTTcttgagaatttttttgttatattttactAACGCATAATATGATTCATTCAGATTCTTGAATTTcaccgtttttttttgcaaataaataaaaatatgcaaACACGTTTAGattgacaacttttttttttgatatgttgAACTAAATACATCAGTCAAGCTTCAATAAAAAATCAAGTTTAGcttaaacgaaagagctgagcagcgaactttttttcagttttttttttttaatattaattaatttttggaaatagaCAAATTTGTCAGCAATCTGATAATTTTAcctaaaaagtttttcaaaagttttgaaaatgggtGACCTAAATAGAATTCGATATTCGATTAAACGCGCTGAAAATATTCTTAGtacaaaaactcaaaacaaacgccttaatttttttaaatgttgacattttatttttgtggtaTTGTTTGCATgtgtaaagtaaaaataatgtttcactttaaatattttgttctgcATTTTTATCTGACTTGGCTGTATGCTTATTTTGGGAGTACCAATATTGTTGCTGTGCTATTGGACTTATTGTTGACGAAATTCCCAGAACTCCAGGTGATCCTGGTGATCCGGGAGGACCTTGTGGTCCTGGACGGCCAGGTCTTCCAGTTGGTCCCATTGGCCCAGGTGGTCCAGGTGGACCAGGTGGTCCCGGCGGTCCAGGTTGGCGATCATAGCTTACTTGTGATGGTACAGGGTTTGAACTTGTTGATGCAAAATTACCTTGAAGTCCAAAatcaatatttgaaaaacttgGAAAATTTGGGAAACTCGGAAAATTTGTTGGATTCCAAATTCTTGCAAAATTCATTGATGGATCTGGCATCACTGAGGGTGAAGACACTATCGCAAAAGTTGGTGGTTGACAACCACAACACTGTTGCATTGGATTGCCTTGAGGAGTCCAAGGTTGTGGCAAAAATGGATATGGTATTACAAGTGGAGCAATATTATTTGGCATTTGATTTGATGGAAATGTTGGATAACCACTTCCTTGATTGATACCACCATCGGGAATATATTTGTTGAGACGAttacttttattgtttttgataatACTGCTGATTGTTGAGAATCTATCTAAATATGGTCTTGGACTTGAAAATGATACTGAAGTATCATCAAATTGATCATCAGAATCTTCATCCGATTTGGCATCGTCATCATCAGAATCCTCACGATTTTGTGGTTGTTCATCTTCAGAAAATTGAGAAAGTACCATGACTTTGTCAGGATTGTCATTGAAACTACGAACTTCTTCAAGTTGCTGCTTCCTCCATGATGGTGTAATTTTAGCACCAGTAGCTAGAGCTACATAAaggataactaaaaaaaaaaaaactaaattttagaaTTGATTTACTTAGTTAGATATTTAATATTAACTTACCAATTGCCAAATGCATTCGCATGTTGAAAACTTTCTGAATGATATTTGAAGATTTCACATCACTTATATAAGAAAGTTGAAGTAAATTCTATTATTTAGATAAAAGGAAGTTAaagatataaaattcaaaattcttagaATTCTccaaaaaagttacaatgtACGATGTGATTAATTGGGGTAGCTCTTCGGTTGgtgtttaatgttttattttgttctataGTGATCTGGCTAAGTCAATTCACATGTCGAACATATTTAGCGCCTCCGGTATGGTTAATTAAGATTTAATTTGATAAGGAAGTCACAAATGATGAAGTTTGTGGTttagtcataaaaaaaactgcaaatagATTAAAGAAACAAATCTAAGCTGTTGAACGTTTCTTTTATCGCCCTCATCAAAGACTTTACGAAGATGAAAGTTGAACCAAATCTTGATGAatcattcaattttattattttttgttttcgtgattAATTGGGTGGTACAAATTTCTATTTTACAAATTTGACCAAAAAAAGTAAGGTGTGctataaatttgtattaattgTATTAATCTTAGAAACTCTgctaagttgttaaaaaatcctCGAAAGACCATTAAATCTTTGTGACATGTTAGAACAAAGATTCCTGACAACAAAGTCGATTTAAGTGTGAATGTAAAAGTTTTAGGAAAGTTTAATTtggattgataaaaaaatatacaatattttacgaccagttgaaaaaaaaaaattatatttaaaatgctAAAGATGCTAGCTTACTTACTTGCTAGCAAATGTATAAAAAcaacgacaattttttttttaataaaagtgggGACTGCAAATTGGtgtaagtttttgattttaactttttacaaCATTCATTCACATTCTGTCAgtaataaaaactcaaaaatacatgtttgtgtataaaatttttttgagaaagtcAATAGCAAGCACCTAACATTAAATTTGTGCTAATAAAGATGAGTAGTTCCTGAGATATAGCGgtttaaaaatctcaaaaattaattttttaggacAATAAATCAAAAAACGACTGCTacgattttgttgaaaatatttaagaGTGATTTCTTAAATATTGTCAACCTCAGTATTGTCTAtgataaaaaagttgtttttttttgaaaaccattattAGCGGTATTCGGAAAGGATGCACTCCTTTCCgctttttttgttctgaattATTCCCAAACGActgatttcaacatttttttttttacacaaagccattatgtactttttcatttaaatacaatttaggatttttttaaaaaaagtatacctacagtattttttttttttttaatttcggaaatgggacattgaatttttttttaaatttagattttaggtttagattaataaaactgatgaatattatttaaaaaaattcaaaaaattatttaaaaaatttattgttttagaAACAAGTCTAACGATTTCGCAACCGAAAAGCAAAATCTTGAGAATAAGTGTTTTTGCAAGTACTATTCTCGTATTTAAAGGCGTGTTATTTTTTTGGCTtgcttaaaaataaactaagcAACTTACACTAAGAGTTTATTTGGCAAACATGACCACTCTATTGACTCTTCACATCAAAAACATCTAAAAATTCTTagtaatgaaattttcaaaagtgtgtttttttttttaattacgttTCTCAACCTAACTTTTCCTAATCATTGTTTCGAATCCTTTATGGTCTTAAGTTATAGGGGATGGTTAAAATATGCGAAACTTTTGatgtgaataattttttttacattatctacttaaaaaatattgagaaaaatctgatttctttgatttaaaaaaaaaaaataaattacataacttttaatcaaaatttttttaagttttcaaaatttcaatagtagattttttttgttgaaattttacaaCTGTAAAACTACTGCCAAaaacggaaataaaaaaaaactcagcacctactcatttttgattttattcgcaaaacaataataaaaataacaaaagtaagtatttgtttttattgttttttcgaataaaataaaaaaatgagtactACAAAACACGCCTTATGTGAAAATagaatgtattaaaaatttagatacCTTATTGCTGGCATTATATTTCCATTGCATTTATCATTGattgctaaaatttttcaaaaatcaaaaattagttcaacaaatattttcaaccaataataatcaaaattaaaaacaaaaatgattttttgcatttttctcaatatttttgagagtttaaaagaaaattatctgggtaaataaaagttgtagagcTTTTGATTATCTACAATAAttgttactttaatttttttctcgattaaaGATCTTATGTATATAAACATCGTAGAAAACCCGTTTTTACACCCTAACCCACTTCCAGTCATCTGTTGCGATCCAATCTTTTCATTCCTATAAACCTACTAATACATTGGACTCTTATAAGTAATCCAGATTATAAGAAATTCCTGCTTTGAATTTCTATAGATCCATTTATGGACGATTCGAATTGTAGCATCCCACCAAAATTTTAGCTTCatgaataaaattcaaatcattaaaagaaatttacatAACATTCTAGGTTCCTATAGAGTTTTCATACAAGTTCCTCTTGTAGCGACCCTAATTAGAAAAATAGAACCCAATAAGAATTATTGTAATATGAATTTCAACCGGTTATAAGAAGAATCTCAGTTTTACATTCGTTCAACCTACACACTAAaccgttttattatattttataaggCTTTAAATTGTCTagacttggattttttttttcaatgatctGATAGTCTTATTCATTCATAGATGATTAAAACTAGTTTGAAAATTGTCTACAAAATAATGCATAATTTTCGTTTCTGAttcaaatttgtaaaattaacaACTTGTTTTACAATATAAATTTGTCTTTGATGTAAGCTTATTTGAACTTTATTtccagttaaaaataaaaagtacctACTGAGAAGCAACACCAAAATctatgcatttcaaaataagtttttgtcaGTTTCGACAACTCATTGAGTGAttataaatattcaaaatcTGTCCATTATTGTCCATtatgctattaaaaaaaaagactttttttcgCTGTCAAACTGTTTTCAAtctctttaataaataaaattcagaaaattttatatgcattaattaattttttattatcattttaatcaaaacaatgcaccaattttttttttttatcctgctGATGCAGATGCtaaggttgttgttgttgctgcagtggttgttgttgtagttgttgttgttgtagtagtTGCTGGTGTTCCTCTTGGTCCATCTGCTCCCGGAGCTCCATCTGCTCCTTGTGGACCCATATCTCCTGGAGGTCCCTGGAATCCCATTGGACCACGAGGTCCTCGAGCCCCTTGTACTCCTTGAGGTCCAGTTGCGCCTTGAGGTCCGTCTTTACCCTGCGCACCTTGAGGTCCAGCTGGTCCGGCAGGTCCTTGATCACCAGTTGGTCCTTTCATACCTTGACTACCAGGTGGTCCATCAGGTCCTGGCGGACCAGGTGGACCCGGAGGGCTCATTTGATatctaatattttttgattgaatACTTAAAACATCTCCTTCTTCTTCCCCAGTTTCTTCATTTTCAATCAAATCCACGTCAGCGACAACGAGACCCAATAAGATTgctgtttaagaaaaaaaaaagttgaagtaaaaaaaaaaaatctatgaaacCAAGAAAATTcgtaatttttatgaaaagatttaaaattcttaccaaaaataacaaatgtGTACTTTCTCATGGCTATACACTATCTAACTTGAAATGAAGatgggttttttattttataacgaaTCTTATGGGAAATGCAAGGAAAAAAGACTTTTTCCATTGGGATGCATCTATTCTTTTCCATTCTTTTCTTTGAGAAAATTTCCAATCAAAATTGGGCGTCACCTCGATCTAAGGTGtggttagaatttttttccccaacaggtatatttttttgctttttgattccaattctgattttccaataaaaattttggttgattgaaaaaaatatatacatatacacagTTTTGGTGGATTTAATAAATGCAGAAGAAAATtgtatcaaaaattttcttgaaaaaaattcgaGTACCTAATACAAAAGAATGACAAATAAGAATGGCTTCAAGgcatattaaaaatattgaagtaCGAGGACGAGTTTGTCCGAAAAATTTCCTAAAATTCGAACTCgaatttaataaattgaaaacctaaaagtcaatttgtcaagttgtaaaaaaaattctgtcgAGGTCAAAGTTTTCGAAAgcgaaattttccataaaaaatgtttgctttaaaatttattttctgaagttttttcttgaattttttgatttgtacttttataatttttaatttgctaCAAAGcacgatggtattttttcgttaacatgttcgctgttgactttggagacttcataatttttcgtttcgcttcagcagcgtactaggcttaaagcgTTGAGACTTTGAAGATTATGATAGCCGTGTAACAGAATCCTCTGTcgattgaaccaaaacattcaAAGGATATACCCTGAAATGTCATTGTGTAACTACTTTTAAATTATGTCAGGGCTCAAAACGGATTAATTGAATATAGGTTTGAGACCCCACATCCCTATAGATTTATATTGACTCAGATTCAGAGTTGACtcccaaaaaggtacataatgAAAGTGTTTAGATTAGCTTTGATTAAACCTAACTAACTTTTTCTGTCCTTTTAATTTGTCGAGGAAGCCGAGTATACAaatatgtagttttgttttaagaatatAGGAATGTACTCTCTTTTATACCATCTTTGAAAAAAGAGATTCTATACAGATTTTGGTGAAACTAAGGTCATTGTGTCTCAAAAAATGTTGTCAATACCTAcctgaaatatatttttgtaaccGATTGTTCGATTGTTCTAATCATTTCATATTCGATCCAATAATtcgattattattataattagaATTTCAACACATAAgtgtaatgaaataaaaaaaacagacaacacATTTTGTATGTACCttatgtataataaaaatattatgtatttctttattttcaaatcagtttacatttctcttttaattttatgaaaatattagaTTACAGCTTAACCTACATCTACATTTACTAGTGGTGATTGTGTAGTAGTTGTTGTAGTTGTGGAAGAAGAGCTAGTTGTCGTTGTAGTtggagttgttgttgttgttgaagcaTCCGAAGAACTAGATGTCGTTGAGGGagtagtagttgttgttgttgttgtggttgaAGGAgtgttcgttgttgttgttgctgatgtAGTCGTGGTCGATGAAGATCCTCCAATGTTCACATCCACATCAATTAAAGGTGGCGGTGTAGTTGAAGTAGTTGTAGTTGTCGTAgtggttggtgttgttgttgttgtggcttCCGTGGTAGTAGTGGTAGTTGTTggagtagttgttgttgttgtggcttCCGTGGTAGTTggagtagttgttgttgttgccggtgttgttgttgttgtagtggttggtgttgttgttgttgtggcttCCGTCGTAGTAGTGGTGGTTGTTGGAGTAGTAGTTGTTGTTGccggtgttgttgttgtagtagcggttggtgttgttgttgttgtggcttCCGTCGTAGTAGAGGTGGTTGTTggagtagttgttgttgttgccggtgttgttgttgtagtagtggttggtgttgttgttgttgtggcttCCGTGGTAgtagtggttgttgttgttgttgccggtgttgttgttgtagtagtggttggtgttgttgttgttgtggcttCCGTGGTAGTAGTGGTTGTTGTTGGAGTAGTAGTTGTTGTTGccggtgttgttgttgtagtagtggttggtgttgttgttgtggctTCCGTGGTAGTAGTGGTTGTTGTTGGAGTGGTAGTTGTTGTTGccggtgttgttgttgtagtagtggttgg encodes:
- the LOC129918682 gene encoding complement C1q and tumor necrosis factor-related protein 9-like, which codes for MRKYTFVIFAILLGLVVADVDLIENEETGEEEGDVLSIQSKNIRYQMSPPGPPGPPGPDGPPGSQGMKGPTGDQGPAGPAGPQGAQGKDGPQGATGPQGVQGARGPRGPMGFQGPPGDMGPQGADGAPGADGPRGTPATTTTTTTTTTTTAATTTTLASASAG